The window CGTGCGGCGCTGCCACGCGCTCGGGGGGCGTGGCGCCGTGGCGCCTCGCGGTGCACGCTGGGGGTGGCGCGGCGCGGCCGGAGCCGAGTGGCGCCGAGGGGCTGAGTGGGGaaggcgggggggagggggcgctGGCGGGCGACAACCTCGCGGAGCGCGGGAGCTCTCAGCGGAGAGGCCTCCTGAGGGCGTCTAAAAATAGGCCTCCGCCCCCCTGCAGGCACGGCCGAGAGCCTGAGCGAGGAGAGGCGGAGAGCGAGGGAGGGGCGGCGGACGGGGTCGTGTGAGGCCGCGCgggcggggcccggcccggcagACAAAGGAGCCGCGCGTGGCCGTTTCTCTTCAGAGCTCTCCTCACTGCCGTGCCCGGAGCGCGGCTCGCGGGTGTGCCCGCATAACGACAAATAGATACACGCACATATCGTCAGGAGCCGGACTTGTGAAAATCGGGGAGCAGAACCTTTTTTTGGCGATTGCAGAAAAGAATTCTCCATTTTCCGCGTGCCTCACAGTCGGGAACCTGAGCCCATGTGTCACAGACACGATTGTATGTTGTAGTGTAGGTTCGCGCTGTAAGCCAGGGTGGTTTTGCTTCTTGTTCCACGTTGTGTTTGCCGGACAGTGACTGCAACAGCGCTGCAGCATCTGAGGAGGGGAAGGTGGTGTTGCAGGACGTGCTGCAGAGCCTCATAAGATGCGGC of the Gallus gallus isolate bGalGal1 chromosome 1, bGalGal1.mat.broiler.GRCg7b, whole genome shotgun sequence genome contains:
- the LOC121107452 gene encoding uncharacterized protein LOC121107452; this encodes MTKRCDSAQVTQPRESMTCGAATRSGGVAPWRLAVHAGGGAARPEPSGAEGLSGEGGGEGALAGDNLAERGSSQRRGLLRASKNRPPPPCRHGREPERGEAESEGGAADGVV